CTGCCATATTCCTTGCTGCTCTTTCATCTATTAAGGCATAATCAAGATTTAATTCTTTACAAAGAATAATAACCTCGGCTTCCCCTTTCCCCAAGATGGGTGTTAAAGCATCAACAACTACCCTATCATTAACATTTTTCTTTAATATCCAACCATCTTTTATAGCCCATTCTGTATCTTCACAGCCTGCCTCACCTTTTCCATTGACAACAACTTCATCATATACGGCATCTGGAGTGTACACCTCTAAAAATAACTCTTTTAGTAATTCAAAGA
This window of the bacterium genome carries:
- a CDS encoding DUF3368 domain-containing protein; its protein translation is MFAYSCLIGLSQIGLFELLKELFLEVYTPDAVYDEVVVNGKGEAGCEDTEWAIKDGWILKKNVNDRVVVDALTPILGKGEAEVIILCKELNLDYALIDERAARNMAELMNVNTIGVLGIIDLAIERGFPIDKKKVVDQLKDLGFRISDKLYKKMFSNSK